A region of Malaciobacter marinus DNA encodes the following proteins:
- a CDS encoding F0F1 ATP synthase subunit A — protein MEGRLFTFLGAIGGHGQEWIILSHFILAIGIIFLIARAATRKMQLVPTGSQNVMEAYIGGIIAMGADTMGEKNARIYMPLIGSLGLVIFISNMMGVIPGFESATANINFTLSLALIVFVYYNYLGIKKNGFVNYFKHFMGPMPILAPLMFPIEIISHLSRIISLSFRLFGSIRGDDMFLMVLLMLVPWIVPLAGFFMLAAFGFLQAFIFMILTYVYIAGSIMMEEEDH, from the coding sequence ATGGAAGGAAGATTATTTACATTCTTGGGTGCTATTGGTGGGCATGGTCAAGAATGGATCATTTTATCGCATTTTATTCTAGCAATAGGAATTATTTTCTTAATTGCTAGAGCAGCAACTAGAAAAATGCAATTAGTTCCAACGGGTTCACAAAATGTTATGGAAGCATACATTGGAGGCATCATTGCAATGGGTGCTGATACAATGGGAGAAAAAAACGCAAGAATTTATATGCCACTTATTGGTTCTTTAGGTTTAGTGATTTTTATAAGTAATATGATGGGTGTTATTCCAGGATTTGAATCAGCAACTGCAAATATTAACTTTACACTATCTTTAGCGTTAATTGTTTTTGTTTACTATAACTACTTAGGTATTAAGAAAAATGGTTTTGTAAACTATTTTAAACATTTTATGGGACCTATGCCTATATTAGCTCCTTTGATGTTCCCTATTGAGATTATCTCACACTTATCAAGAATCATATCATTGTCTTTCAGACTTTTTGGTTCAATTAGAGGTGATGATATGTTCTTAATGGTATTATTAATGTTAGTACCTTGGATTGTTCCTTTAGCTGGTTTCTTTATGTTAGCTGCTTTTGGTTTCTTACAAGCGTTTATTTTCATGATTTTAACTTATGTGTATATCGCAGGTTCAATTATGATGGAAGAAGAAGACCACTAG
- the ilvA gene encoding threonine ammonia-lyase: protein MITIDHINEAKRNLENVAQCTPITKAPILSEIFNSEIYLKKENLQLTGSFKLRGAYNRIANLEEEKRAKGVVAASAGNHAQGLAYAAMKFNCEATIFMPEATPLTKVSGVKSFGANVILHGENFDEAYAAAMKFKEEKQCEFIHPFADDDVIAGQGTIALELLQKVPDLKQIVVPIGGGGLIAGIAIAAKSINPDIKIIGVVASGARGMKESYKSHMPIDSASVRTIADGIAVKNVNPKLLDIIIDYVDHIVEVSDTEIANAILFLLEKHKLVVEGAGAAATAAIMHDKIEMDDSKVCAIVSGGNIDVTMLSQIIEKGLVKSYRKLNLVVTLRDKPGALTHLSQIFQDCSANIVQIDYDRDSIKLEFGEALVTIALETKGEDHQKLIKDKLKENGYRFKQI from the coding sequence ATGATTACAATAGACCACATAAATGAAGCAAAAAGAAATCTAGAAAATGTAGCACAATGCACTCCTATAACTAAAGCTCCGATTTTAAGTGAAATTTTTAATAGTGAAATTTATTTAAAAAAAGAGAATTTACAATTAACAGGAAGCTTTAAATTAAGAGGTGCATATAATAGAATTGCAAACCTAGAAGAAGAAAAAAGAGCTAAAGGTGTAGTAGCAGCAAGTGCTGGAAACCATGCACAAGGATTAGCATATGCAGCTATGAAATTTAATTGTGAAGCAACTATATTTATGCCAGAAGCAACTCCATTGACAAAAGTAAGTGGTGTTAAATCATTTGGTGCAAATGTAATTTTACATGGAGAGAATTTCGATGAAGCTTATGCAGCTGCTATGAAATTTAAAGAAGAAAAGCAGTGTGAATTCATTCATCCATTTGCAGATGATGATGTAATAGCAGGACAAGGAACAATAGCCTTAGAACTATTACAAAAAGTACCAGATTTAAAACAAATAGTTGTGCCAATTGGTGGAGGTGGACTTATTGCAGGTATTGCAATAGCTGCTAAAAGCATCAATCCTGATATAAAAATTATAGGTGTAGTTGCAAGTGGTGCAAGAGGTATGAAAGAGTCATATAAATCACATATGCCAATTGATTCAGCATCTGTTAGAACTATTGCTGATGGAATTGCAGTTAAAAATGTAAATCCTAAACTTTTAGATATTATTATTGATTATGTTGATCATATTGTTGAAGTAAGTGATACAGAAATTGCAAATGCAATTTTGTTTTTACTTGAAAAGCATAAACTTGTAGTTGAAGGAGCTGGTGCAGCTGCAACAGCTGCAATTATGCATGATAAAATTGAAATGGATGATTCTAAAGTATGTGCAATTGTAAGTGGTGGAAATATTGATGTTACAATGCTTTCTCAAATTATTGAAAAAGGTTTAGTTAAATCTTATAGAAAATTAAATCTAGTTGTTACTTTAAGGGACAAGCCAGGTGCATTAACACATCTATCACAAATTTTCCAAGATTGCTCTGCTAATATTGTTCAAATAGATTATGATAGAGATTCGATAAAGTTGGAGTTTGGAGAAGCTTTAGTGACAATTGCTCTTGAAACAAAAGGTGAGGATCATCAAAAACTAATCAAAGATAAATTAAAGGAAAATGGTTACAGATTTAAACAAATCTAA